The segment TCTCGTAAGATGATTCCCTTAATTCACTGGTGATTTTTGTTTCTCCCTTGCGCTATAGAATCTGTCtaagattctaatttttttttttgatggaataacttttattaatgaattggcataattaattttaatatgttgccctatttttttatttttttatttttacagttttatatatatttatttatggagAGAAATCTGAAAGTTGACTTTACTTTAATTACTTGGGGGAAAAGAGTAAAAGGATAAGGATCAAAAAATACCTAAGGAGCTACGTGTAAATCAAACTTCCACATCATGGTAAAAGaattaaaactatttatttttttaaaccgGCATTGTATATATAGCTTTTAAATGCTATTAAATTTATGACAATTcttgttcccccccccccccccccctcccctctctagattttttttttttgataagaccCCCTCTCTAGATTTGATTGCCAACTAACTACAAATacgattctaaaaaaaaaaaaaaaaaaaaaaaactacaaatacaAATACTAGTAGCTAGGATTAAGCTTTTCTTTAACcgactatctcaaaaaaaaaaaaaaaaaaaaaaaaaaaaaaatctttaaccGACATTATACATAAGAAttagtataaataaatattccTGTCCTCAAACCTTCAAACCCAccatcatatttttctttttgctccAAGTCTCTCTTTTTGCGTTCATATTTTATTTGGCTTTTAGAGTTCTTCCTTGTGCTTAGTCATGAACTACTGTCAAATTCTTATCATTCTCTTATTGCATTCTATAtctgtatttttattatatttttttctacatcTACTCTTGAACTTTCttaattctttcaaatttggGAGAAAATTCATGTCGTCAACACTAGAAGTAAGTTTGGGGTCTGAAGTTGATGAATTCATGGATGAGAAAAAGGACGAGAGAGCGCTAGCAAATAGAGAAGCGGTAAAGCGTTCacgtataaagaaagaaaaggagtgGGAGGACATTGTCAATGAAAAGAGCATGCTATTAGAGgatataaagaacaaaaaaattgacattgaAAACTATGAGAACGACCATTCTACGACGGAGAAAGATAATAACTCTTTGAATGCTGATAATTTGATTTGGAATCAGTATCTGAATTGCATGAACTTGTACAAGGAAAAACTTGGGATTTCAGACCAGACACTCGAGACTCCGGCACCTATGTTCAATCATTGCGGCAGTCCCAGTTTCGACACTGATTAGTTTGCTCTAATTTTAGTCTAAATTTAGTTGGAAATTTGAATGTTTATGGAATAAGTTTGCTTGACACAAGTTTGTGTCTTTAGGTAGATAGAGTCGATTGGAATGTTTTAATTTGCAGTAACTTTAGTCTTTTTATTCAAGTTGGTAGTGTCTAGGTTATCTTTCAGTAGCCTTTTATTAAGGTCTATTTTCGTCTTAATAAATTCGTTTCTTTGTTACATTAATTGCAAGTGAATTtttatttggccattttttttttaattgagaaacaaacacacacggAGAGGAAAAGAGGTTCTAATATAAAGACACACCACAATTTCACGAAAAAGCCATGGTAACTAATTAGTTATAGCATTATGctacaattttactcaatatttttttattagggataaattttgataaatctactattgaattatattttcttcttatattctccatacttgcaaaatttctagaaaattaaaaatcaatagttatgttatcaataaattgtttaaattacaagtttttgtagttaaaaattatatataaaatataagcatATAGATCATATAGAGCGtaaaaaacatacaattcatcggttaaatttttaaattatgtaacttaatttatcttttttattttgattgttttttgctgaataatttCAAGTGATATAATTGAATTGCCATCTGGGTTGTTTTCCAAATTGCATAAGCCCTTAGTACACAGGCAACAGGCAAAGCTTGCTTGATAAACGGCTTCAATGGCCCAAAAGGTTGTGATATGATAGCCACTAAATATTCAATATCTGGGTTCATCAAACTCCTagaattttgtaagagaatgcAAACCATGTAACAGTTCtaattattataacaaaatattgAATCTGGAAACAAATTCCAAAATGAATGCCTAATTTTCCACAGAATGGCCTACATTTCATCTTTATTCATGatcaattaatatataatgagaggaattaaaatttgtgagtgtcttgatttgataataaataaatattatcatTAGGAACAGAcactataggttgaaactctttaaAAGGCGttcccaacaaataaataaataaagtgttGAATGTATTGGTTTTACA is part of the Quercus robur chromosome 9, dhQueRobu3.1, whole genome shotgun sequence genome and harbors:
- the LOC126699751 gene encoding uncharacterized protein LOC126699751 — encoded protein: MSSTLEVSLGSEVDEFMDEKKDERALANREAVKRSRIKKEKEWEDIVNEKSMLLEDIKNKKIDIENYENDHSTTEKDNNSLNADNLIWNQYLNCMNLYKEKLGISDQTLETPAPMFNHCGSPSFDTD